The Actinosynnema mirum DSM 43827 genomic interval GGGCCCGGTCGACGACCACGGCCACCCGGTCGCGCTGGAGTACCAGGGCGCCCCGGTGCCGAAGAAGATGAACAAGCTCGGCGCGGCGGGCCACCCGGTCCCCGGCTCGTTCTTCACCCCGGACAAGCCGGAGGAGACCGCGGCCTTGGCGCGCGCCCGCGCGGCGCAGGGGTCCGGCGTCGGCACGCTGTCGGCGGAGAACAAGCCGGCCGACCCGAGTGAGCGAGGGTCGGCCAACCCCAAGTCCGTCGAGGGTGACCGGGCCGGCGACTGACGCCTGACAGGCAGCGAATGTGGAAGGACCCCGCATCAGAGGATGCGGGGTCCTTCTTCTCTTCTCAGCTCAGGAGTCCAAGCCGATCGCGAACGCGGCCTCGGTGTCCTTCTTGGAGTAGGACCGGAACGCGATGTGGGTGTCGGTGTTCAGCACGCCGGGCACCTTGCTGATCCGGCCGGGGATCAGGGCCGCCAGCTCCTCGTGCTCGCTCACCTTCACCATGGCGATCAGGTCGGCGTCGCCCGCGCAGGAGTGCACCTCGGTCACGCCGTCGATGTCGACGATCGCCTGCGCCGCGTCGGTGATGGACTCCGCTGAGACTTGGATCAGCACGATCGCGGTGATCACAGGGGCACTCCTCGTCCTCGTGGGTGTGCCCGCAATGCTAGTGCCCCTCGAACCGGTACTGGTCGCGTCCCGCCTCGGCCACGCCCACCCAGGTCCGCCAGCTCCCCGCGCCCCACGCGGGCGCCGCCCACGGGCGCGAGCAGCTCACCATCCGGGTCCCCGGCTGCTCCACCCACCGCAGCACCACGCCGACCTCCTCGGCGCTGCCGCCCAGCAGCGGGCCCGCGCCGGGCAGCACCGTCTCCGCCGACGCCACCAGCGCGTCCACCACCGGCATCGGCGGCACCCCGCGCGGGGCCACCCCGGCGCTGGCCAGCCTGCCGTGCCGCACCACCGCGAACCACCAGCCGCCCGCGCCGTCCGGCCGCGCCGCCACCAGCTCCTCCACCGCGGCGAGCGCGGCCAGCCGCTGCCCCCGGTCCAGCGCCCGCACCAGCCCGGCCAGCCGGTCCCGCCGCAGGGCCGCCTCCTCGAACCGCTCCTCCAGCGCCAGCTCGCCCAGCCTGGCCGCCGCGCCGCCGAGCGCCTCGGTGGACTCCCCGGCGATCAGCGCCCGAGCCCGCGCCACCGCGTCCGCGTAGTCGTCGACCTCCTGCAGCCCCGCGCACGGGGCCTTGCAGCGCCCCATCTCCAGCAGCGCGCACGGCGTGCCCGACGCCCCGCGCGCCGGGATGCGCTGGGCGCACGCCCGCAGCGGCACGGCCTCCAGCAGCGCCTCCGCCGCCGCGTCCGCCGCCCGCCTGGTCGGGAACGGTCCCAGCGCGCCCTCGCGGGCCGTCCGCACCACCGAGAGCCTCGGGAACGCCTCGTCGGTCAGCGCCAGCCACCAGGAGGCGGTGTTCTTCGACCGGCGGTTGTAGGCGGGCCGGTGCGCGGCGATCAGCCGCAGCTCCCGCACCTGCGCCTCCAGCGGGTGCGCGCACTCCACCCAGTCCACCCGCACCGCCAGGGCCACCATCTCGCGCAGCCGGTGCCGGGTCTCGGAGGCGGTGAAGTACTGCCGCACCCGCCTGCGCAGGTCCGAGGCCGTGCCGACGTACAGCACCTCCTCGCTGGGCCCCCGGAACAGGTACACGCCCGGCGCGGACGGCAGGTCGGCGGCCAGCGAGCGCTTGCGGCGCTGCTGCGGGCTCACGTCCGGCAGGTACGCCAGCAGCTCCTCCAGCGAGTGCACGCCCACCGACCCGACCCGCTCCAGCAGCCGGTGCAGCACCTCCACGGTGGCGCGGGCGTCGACCAGCGCCCGGTGGTTCGGCGCCTCGGGCACCCCGAACAGGGCGGACAGCGCGGACAGCTTGCAGCTGGGCGCCTCCTCGCGGCTGAGCACCCGCCTGGCCAGCTTGACCGTGCACACCACCGGCGGCTTGGGCCAGGCGTAGCCGTGCCGCTCGCAGGCGGCCTTCATGAACCCCACGTCGAACCCGGAGTTGTGCGCCACCAGCACCGCGCCCTCGGCGAACTCCAGGAACGCGGGCAGCACCGAGGCGAGCACGGGCGCGCCGGTCACCATGTTCTGGGTGATGCCGGTCAGCGCGACGATCTGCGGCGGGATGCCGCGCTCCGGGTCGACGAGCGTGCCGAACTCGCCGATCACCCGCCCGCCGCGCACCTTCACCGCGCCGATCTCGGTGATGCCGTCCTCGGCCGCGCGCGGACCGGTCGTCTCCAGGTCGAAGACGACGAACGTGGTCTCCCGCAGCGGGGTGCCCAGCTCGTCGAACGACAGCTGCGCGGGCGGCGTGGTCGGCATTCCGGGCACGGTAACCCCGGACACCGACAATCCGGTGGTGGAGGTGGTCGGTGACGGGTGCCCGCGCGCCGTAGCCTGTACGGGTGCGGGACCCGATCACGGCAGCGGACGAGGACGACGAGCGGGGCGACGGTGAGCCGGAGCCGCTCGTCGGGTCCGCTGTGGAGTCGGGCGGGGAACCGGGCGTGGAGTTCGGCGCGGAGCCGGGCGCCGGGGCCGCCGAGAGGTCCGACGCCGGGGAGTCCGAAGCCGGGGAGTCCGACGGGGAATCCGCCGCCGAGGTCGCCACAGAGGCCGCCGCCGAGACCGCCGCCGCCGAGACCGCCGCCGCCGAGACCGCCGCCGAGTCCGACGTGGACTGGACCGCGCTGCCCGACCCGCTGCGCGCCAGGCTCTCCGAGCTGAGCGCCGACGCGGTGGGCGAGCTGCCCAAGGTGGACGTGCCGCAGTCGCTGCGCGCCGTCGCCAGGTTCGCGCCCGCCAAGCGGGCCAGGCTGGGCGCGCCCGCGCTGATCGGCGCGCTGCGCTCGTCGGCGGGCTTCCGCGCCGCCGTCGTGGACTGGTTGCGGCGCAACCGGCCGTCCGCGCTGGAGCACACCGCGCCCGACCCGGTCACCGCCGGGGCCGCCGCGCTGCTGCTGGGCGAGGAGGGCGCGGCGCACCTGGTGGAGCTGGTGGCGCGCCGCGCGGCCGACGCCGCCCTGCGGGCCGAGCGGGACAGCGCGGTGGCGCGCCTGGAGCGGCTGGAGGCCGAGCTGGAGCGGCTGCGCGCCGACCAGGTCGAGGCCGGTGGGGTGGCGCGCCGGGTGCGCGTGGAGGCGGACGCCGAGCTGGAGCGGCTGCGCAAGCGGCTGCGGGAGCAGGGCGTCAAGCTCCGCGAGGCCAAGGACCGGGCCGAGGCCGCCGCCCAGGAGGCGCTGCGGGTGCGCTCCGAGGTCGACGTCGAGGTCGGCAAGCTGATCGCCGAGCGGGACCGGGAGCGCGAGCGCGCCGAGGCCGAGCGGGTCAGGGCGCGGCGCGCGGTCGCCGACGCCGAGGTGGCCCGCCAGTCGGCGCGCGAGGCGCGGCAGGCCGACGAGGTGCGGCTGGCGCTGCTCGTGGACACCCTGGACGGCGCGGTCAGCGGGCTGCGCCGGGAGCTCGCGCTGGGCGGCGGCACCGGGCCGCGCCCGGCGGACATGGTGCGCGGGGCGAGCGCGGGGCAGGGCTCGGTCAACCGGGTCGAGGACCCGGCCGCGCTGGACCGGCTGCTGGCGCTGCCCGCCGTGCACCTGATCGTCGACGGCTACAACGTCACCAAGACCGGCTACCCGGAGCTGGCGCTCGCCGACCAGCGGGACCGGCTGGTGCACCAGCTCGCCGTGCTGGCCGCGCGCACCGGGGCCGAGGTGACCCTGGTGTTCGACGGCGCGGGCGTGGTCGCCGTGCCCGCCGCCGCGCCGCGCGGGGTGCGGGTGCTGTTCAGCGACCCCGGCGTGCTGGCCGACGACGTCATCCGGGCCCTGGTCACCGCCGAGCCCGAGGGCAGGCCGGTGGTCGTGGTGACCTCCGACCGGGCCGTCGCCGACTCGGTGCGCAGGCGCGGCGCGCACCCCGTCCCGTCCGCCGTGCTGCTCGCCCGCCTCGGCCGCGTCTGACCCCCGTTCGGGGGTGTGGCGACCGGCTGTGACCGGGTTTCGTCGGCGGAGGGTGACCGTTCGGGGGTTGCGCAGGGTGACTGCGCGGAGTGTGACCAAGCTCTTAGTCCAGGGTGGTCGGCGTCACCCGACCAGGTGAGCCGATCCGTCATCGATCCAGTCGCGATTACTCGCCGGACAACGGTGGACGCGGGCATCCCGCTCTCATAACCTAGCCGGGACCTCGCGGAGGATCGTCGGCCGGCGTGGCAGGCGACGCGGGTCACCGCCGGATCGGCGCTGTCGGGGAGCCGAGTCGCGCACGCCCCTCCACCTCGTTTTGGTGCCGCCAGGGGCTGC includes:
- a CDS encoding Lrp/AsnC family transcriptional regulator is translated as MITAIVLIQVSAESITDAAQAIVDIDGVTEVHSCAGDADLIAMVKVSEHEELAALIPGRISKVPGVLNTDTHIAFRSYSKKDTEAAFAIGLDS
- a CDS encoding DEDD exonuclease domain-containing protein, whose product is MPTTPPAQLSFDELGTPLRETTFVVFDLETTGPRAAEDGITEIGAVKVRGGRVIGEFGTLVDPERGIPPQIVALTGITQNMVTGAPVLASVLPAFLEFAEGAVLVAHNSGFDVGFMKAACERHGYAWPKPPVVCTVKLARRVLSREEAPSCKLSALSALFGVPEAPNHRALVDARATVEVLHRLLERVGSVGVHSLEELLAYLPDVSPQQRRKRSLAADLPSAPGVYLFRGPSEEVLYVGTASDLRRRVRQYFTASETRHRLREMVALAVRVDWVECAHPLEAQVRELRLIAAHRPAYNRRSKNTASWWLALTDEAFPRLSVVRTAREGALGPFPTRRAADAAAEALLEAVPLRACAQRIPARGASGTPCALLEMGRCKAPCAGLQEVDDYADAVARARALIAGESTEALGGAAARLGELALEERFEEAALRRDRLAGLVRALDRGQRLAALAAVEELVAARPDGAGGWWFAVVRHGRLASAGVAPRGVPPMPVVDALVASAETVLPGAGPLLGGSAEEVGVVLRWVEQPGTRMVSCSRPWAAPAWGAGSWRTWVGVAEAGRDQYRFEGH
- a CDS encoding NYN domain-containing protein, translated to MRDPITAADEDDERGDGEPEPLVGSAVESGGEPGVEFGAEPGAGAAERSDAGESEAGESDGESAAEVATEAAAETAAAETAAAETAAESDVDWTALPDPLRARLSELSADAVGELPKVDVPQSLRAVARFAPAKRARLGAPALIGALRSSAGFRAAVVDWLRRNRPSALEHTAPDPVTAGAAALLLGEEGAAHLVELVARRAADAALRAERDSAVARLERLEAELERLRADQVEAGGVARRVRVEADAELERLRKRLREQGVKLREAKDRAEAAAQEALRVRSEVDVEVGKLIAERDRERERAEAERVRARRAVADAEVARQSAREARQADEVRLALLVDTLDGAVSGLRRELALGGGTGPRPADMVRGASAGQGSVNRVEDPAALDRLLALPAVHLIVDGYNVTKTGYPELALADQRDRLVHQLAVLAARTGAEVTLVFDGAGVVAVPAAAPRGVRVLFSDPGVLADDVIRALVTAEPEGRPVVVVTSDRAVADSVRRRGAHPVPSAVLLARLGRV